From Pongo pygmaeus isolate AG05252 chromosome 2, NHGRI_mPonPyg2-v2.0_pri, whole genome shotgun sequence, a single genomic window includes:
- the LOC129032966 gene encoding zinc finger CCHC domain-containing protein 10-like, translating to MDQLIARRQAEANKQHVRCQKCLEFGHWTYECTGKRKYLHMPSRTAELEKALKENILLLQQRSKSVTSSSSSSCDSSASDSSPESEETSTSSSSEDSDTHDISSSSSASASSTTSSSSSDSDSDSSSSSSSSTSTDSSSDDEPPKKKKKKYSCSIHIGPMD from the exons ATGGATCAGCTCATAGCCCGGAGACAAGCTGAAGCAAATAAGCAACATGTAAGATGTCAGAAATGCTTGGAATTTGGACATTGGACTTATGAAtgcacaggaaaaagaaaatacctacaCATGCCCTCAAGGACAGCAGAACTAGAGAaagctttaaaagaaaacatattattaTTACAAC aaaggtctaagaGTGTAACCAGTTCCAGTAGCAGTAGCTGTGACAGTTCTGCAAGTGATTCTTCACCAGAGAGTGAAGAAACATCTACCTCTTCCTCCTCAGAGGACAGTGACACTCATGACATTTCCTCTAgttcctcagcctcagcctcctccacaacctcttcctcctcctctgattCAGACTCAGATTCCAGCTCTTCCAGTAGCAGCAGCACCAGCACAGATAGCAGCTCTGACGATGAACcaccaaagaagaagaaaaagaaatacagttgCTCCATCCATATTGGACCAATGGACTGA